The Strix aluco isolate bStrAlu1 chromosome 1, bStrAlu1.hap1, whole genome shotgun sequence genome has a window encoding:
- the PAG1 gene encoding phosphoprotein associated with glycosphingolipid-enriched microdomains 1: protein MGPEGGFLGSGQVHVILWGSLAAMTTLLFLTFLIFLCSSCNREKKTKHQNGDHENLMNMPSDKEVFSHSITSSATEPPPSSDQNGALSNGEVLSEDSTTACIQPYEEVQTSVSDLLDQQDSLGKSIKCHQSRELPSIPPNTTMETIISARNAENDQGLGMEGPYEVLKDSSSQENIVEDCLYETVKEIKDVGAIASMEESCNSKSKATLTVSEGQNQIPECRIESAEYASVDRNKKSRQSANSESPLDNTPDVEDELPPPVPMKLLDENENVQEKEVEEGEVTEGASKPEKRLSSMSYKSREEDPSLTEDEISAMYSSVSKPGQAIKALDSPYTCIQEIASQRSPSVCSGLYASVKDFENTLNTTTVPQSVDRPNGELEPDYEAIQSVSQEEDRTLSVPNTNHTALSGENDYESIGDLQHHRDFTRL, encoded by the exons ATGGGGCCAGAGGGTGGCTTCTTAGGCAGTGGGCAGGTCCACGTCATCCTGTGGGGAAGTTTGGCAGCCATGACAACACTGTTGTTCCTCaccttcctcatcttcctctgctccagctgcaacAG GGAAAAGAAGACCAAACATCAGAATGGAGATCATGAAAATCTGATGAATATG CCTTCTGACAAGGAGGTGTTCAGTCACTCGATCACAAGTTCAGCTACAGAGCCCCCTCCGAGCAGCGACCAGAATGGGGCACTCAGCAATGGCGAGG TACTCTCAGAGGACAGTACAACTGCCTGTATCCAGCCTTATGAAGAAGTACAGACGTCTGTCTCTGATCTGCTAGACCAACAGGATAGTCTTGGAAAGTCTATAAAATGTCACCAGAGCCGGGAACTACCCAGTATTCCCCCTAATACCACCATGGAAACTATCATCTCAGctagaaatgcagaaaatgatCAAGGTCTTGGAATGGAAGGGCCTTATGAAGTCTTGAAAGACAGCTCCTCTCAGGAGAACATAGTTGAAGACTGCTTGTATGaaactgtgaaggaaattaaAGATGTTGGAGCAATAGCCAGCATGGAAGAGAGCTGTAACAGCAAATCAAAGGCTACGCTGACAGTTTCTGAAGGTCAGAATCAGATTCCTGAGTGCAGAATTGAATCAGCAGAATATGCATCTGTTGACCGAAATAAAAAAAGTCGCCAAAGTGCTAATTCAGAAAGCCCTCTTGACAACACACCAGATGTAGAGGATGAGCTGCCCCCTCCAGTACCCATGAAACTTCTTGATGAAAATGAGAATGTGCaagaaaaagaagtggaagaaggAGAAGTGACAGAAGGAGCAAGCAAACCAGAGAAG AGGCTTAGTTCGATGTCTTACAAGTCTCGAGAGGAAGATCCATCTCTTACAGAAGATGAG ATCTCAGCCATGTACTCATCAGTGAGTAAGCCGGGACAGGCCATCAAGGCACTGGATTCTCCTTACACCTGTATTCAAGAAATTGCATCTCAGAGGTCCCCATCTGTTTGCAGTGGCCTCTATGCAAGTGTGAAGGACTTTGAAAACACCCTAAATACTACCACTGTGCCTCAGTCTGTGGACAGACCAAACGGGGAGCTGGAGCCTGACTATGAAGCTATCCAGTCAGTGAGCCAAGAAGAGGACAGGACCTTGTCTGTGCCTAACACAAACCACACTGCTCTTTCAGGAGAGAATGACTATGAGAGCATAGGGGACTTGCAGCACCACAGGGATTTCACCAGACTTTAA